DNA sequence from the Harpia harpyja isolate bHarHar1 chromosome 2, bHarHar1 primary haplotype, whole genome shotgun sequence genome:
TGCTCCTTGCCTGGTGGTGAGCATTGCCCACCCTGAGCTCATGTCCGAGTGGAGGAGCTGAAGGTGCTCGTGGGCTGTGCAGAGTCGGTGTGTTTGGAGATGCAACGCAGGGAAACTGGCTGGGGAGACACCGGGGCCTGCCCTGACCCTCTGAGACTTCCGCGGAACCCAGCACCGTGCCCTCGCTGGCGTGGCAATCCACTGCCGGTTTCCCATGGGAGCGAGTCACACCCTGGAGAACTGCACCTGAAAGGAAAGGAGCCCTCCTGGAGGCCAGCTGAGGGGTCCTTTGGTTCTTGCCGGGCTCTAGAGAGACCATCTGAAACACTTGTGTTAGAAATACATTGGTCCTTGGACAGGAGTGGGCTGAATGGTTTTGTGGTTGCTGCCTCAGAGCATGACAtgtctttcccttgtttttccagAGTTCGTCAAGATTTGGGCCAGCACGTCATGCTACCTCAGCCAACGGCTGGCTCTCCACCAGGTGGGActtacctccttctcctcccctcacaTCCTGACGAAGGTTGATGAAGTCCTGACAGACCTTTGCCATGGAGTGCAACTGGTTTGCCCCTCCTTTGAAAGACGGAACAATGCCCCAGCACGACCCTGCAACGCACAGATGTGCAACGGACCACCTCCTCTGTCCATTCGGATGTACAATAAGGTCCAGGCCTGGTGTCATAAAAAGGGTTGGTGCGTCTGGAGTCCCCATGGTCAGAGTTGCATGACAAAACTTGGGAGCCTGGGACACTTCAGGGTTTATTCCAAGTGTgggaaccacacacacacacacacacaccactccccccccccccccccccatgttgtATCTTATTGAGCCAAAGGATGtttgtcagcttttcctgaaCTACCTGGCTCTTTGTGAATGAAGGGGAGTGAGAGGGAAAAGCGTGGGCCCTCTTTGTCTTCTCCCAAGGTTTCCAAAGAGCCCACCTTGCTCCTTTGTACCTCAGGCATGGGCAGGGCACTCAGCGCCGTCACCATTCTCTGACAAGTCATCCATCTGTCCCTCCAAGACTTCTGATCCACCACCTCCTCTGTTTCAGGCTGTCCGCATTCCTGGACTTGGGACTTTTGTGGTTGTCAGAGAGCGAGTAGTCAGCAAGGAGAAGGATCCGGTGGTTGTGGAGAGACCCGTGTTTCATCTTGCGAACGCTATCGCGCGGGACCATGGCCTCCGATATGGTTGCATAGACGTTCCTGGTAAGCAGACAGACTGAAAGCGGCGCTTGCCTTTTTGAGCAGAGTGGGGAGGTGTGCTCTGTTGTCCAGAGGTGACTGAGCGGAGTACCAAACTCCCACCGCAATcctgagaacagcttcagctGGACAAAACCAGCCTGCTGTGAAAAGGACCCTGCCTACCTACTCGTTTTGAATAATCACCAGAGGACAATACAGCATAACAGCACACTCTCTCTGACCTGCCTCAACAACAcgtttccttccagttttattgGTGCTGTGTCTTCTTGTTACATGGTATTTCAACTCTCGCTCCCTCTTTCTGCTGCGCTGGACCTAATACAGGCAAATGCCAGGCTCTTCCCGGCTCTCACAGCCTCTTTGCAAGGGGGAAACCCAGGGGGGGAAAGACGGTTCGTTCCAAAACCCAGTGACCGCAATGCCTGCGCTTCCTAGTCGCTGCTGCCATTGCAGCAGCTGTCGCGGGACCCTGGGGGGCACCAAGAGCTTGGGACTGTGTTTGGGGTGCATTTGTGTCTAACAACAAAGAGAGCACAGAGTGTGGGCACAGCTCCAGTGGCCTGGCACCCTCCAGCTTGCCGTGGGACCTGGCGCCTTTCTCCCCACCTTGTCCTGCAGTCATGGCTCTTCTTCCTGCCAAGCGCCTaagcctctttccttccctttctgtatcAGAGAAACCACAGCTGTTGGCTCCACACCTCACTTTCCACCTCTAGCAGGAAGGGATGACCGGAGCTTCTCCTCAGAGGCGCTGTACCAGCTAGACAACTCAGTAGCAACGTATTGCATGAGAGCCTGGCAGCTGCAGACTTTTGATTGTAGCCTGCTTAGCAGCTCTGCAAGTTCacgtgtttctcttctcttgtttttcaggtCATCAACATTTTGAGCAACTGCCATACGCTCAGATAGCCTCAGACAACGCTGTCTCTGAGGGCACGGTGCAGCTCTGCGTGGAAAGGACCATGCGTCTTTTCCGTGTCTGCCTCGAGAACAGGGATAACGTTGCCCTCGTTTGGAGGGACGTGGGCATGCTGATCATccagggaagagacgtaaaaatgagattttacacAGACTTTCTGAAAAGGCTGAATGGGACTGACCAGATGTTGCAAGCTGTTCTCGaggtaggatttttattttcccagtgccactcctggttcttctgaaatgcattctgggggctggggggctgctttcTCCTGGCCTGCCATGCCTTTTGTTCAGCCACTTGGGCTCCTTGCGGTCTACAGTACCGCAGGCGCTCTGTAGAGCGCTTCCCTTGCGTGCGATGGTCCGGCTTTGCAAGAGGTACCGCCAGAGGGGCCTCACTTTGTGACAAAAGGCCAGCGTTGATGGTGGGCAGCGCTCCTGGCCTCACTCTCGGGGtagggagcagaggcacaggcagagcaaggcGGGCTGAGGCCAGAGCCCTTTGGCTGCTCTGGCTTTTTGCTTGCGTTGGTCTAAGGTGGCCtgagcagccagcccttcccagtgtccccatgtcccatcaTCTGTCTCCATCCTTGTTGCAGATGCCAGAGATGAGGGACTCGGTCATCTCACGCCATgacactgctgcttcccagacCTCTTCTGGGCGTGTTGTCGTCCTACCGGGGTAtgtttgctcctgcagcccttggctGAGCAAGCGAGCAGCTTCTCAGCTCATGCTTGGGAGGGCTGCCTTGCCAGGCGCCGGGAACTACACTCGTGATGGCACTGAGGACTGAGTGTTTGAGAGGCCTGTCGGCAGGGAACTCCCTGCTTGCTCTTGTTCAGTTTGACTTCATTTGGAGGAACATGGGACAGCGACAATGCTTCATGTGCCTGTCCTACTGTGGACCTAGAGAGGCATTTAGGCAACATTTTCCATCAGGTTTCTCccgctctttttctttcctgtgtgtgagACTGCCTTCTGCTTGGGGCCAAGTGGTAGAGGGGTGGGTTCTTGTCCAAACAGGACCTTGCAGCTGGTGgggttctgcagagctctgtctcGTGCCAACATTGCTGTGCAGTGCCATCGACgactgaggggagggaggtgactcCTTATAGCTGCAAAGGCATTAATCTGCAAGGCTCTACAAGAAACTTGGAGGACTAGATCAGGATTCAAAATGGTATTGCATAATCAGAGCACTAGAGATTAGTCTGCCCTCCATGTGCACTATGAGTAAAGAGCGGAATcattttccccagaagcagcaaCGGGAGTTCCTGCTGTGGTCCTCCGGGATGGGCTGCCTTGGGAAACAAAGCGGTGTCCTTTTTTCAGCCTGGTGCCTACTTCCTCTTTCCAGGTACAAGCTTGAGACCGTGCCTAAAATGCCAACAGTGAAAGCAGACCTGACAGGACATGTGAAGGCCACcccagagaagggctggggaaaaggtGATGGCAGTGGAAAGAAAGGTAAGGGACCAGCGGGTtgctggcagggggctggaggtTTTCCTTCCTCCGCTCCTGGAGGGGATTAGAGCTCAGGTTCCCCCAGCATgcctggaagaggcagaggcacCTCCTGTGACTCTCTGTAGCCATTATGGTGAAGCTCCAGTGACCCATTGTGGAACAAGGTCTCAGGACAGCCCTGCACCACAAATGGCCACTGGGACTGCTGAAGGACACCTTCCCAGCGGCCTCcactccccagcctgtgctgcaaacagtgccAGCCTCTAACCCTGCTTCTTTCCATCATATTCTCAGAAGCAATGCCTTTGGTGTGaacctgccccagcagcaaatcTGTGTGCATGGGACCAATGCAGAAATCCAAGAGCTGGCTCCTCTTGTGCTAAATgattcccttccccagcatggctcttggagaccaccagcatctcccagggagCCCCCCATTACAGCACACGGATGAGAGAAAGCTGTCGAAACAGTTTTCCCCGGGGAATAATGGTGCACTGCAGGCATGAGGAGCTGGGCAAAAAACCCAGTGTCAGAAAAGGCCTAAGACCTCCCAGGAGACATGGCTTTCATCCAAAGGGGTGAAAAGGACCACCTTCATCAGTGTTACCACAGGCCTGAGCAGACCTGCACATCACTCTTCTTGGAACTGGGACATAATAGGCACCCAGTTCCCAGAACAACACCAAGATGCTGTTCTGAAGACGCGTCTCATTTCCTGTTTCTAGAGGACCTTGCCGAGCAGCGCCTCCTTCGTCGAGCAAGGCTTTCTCCAAAGCGGTTACCTGCAGCGACTGTAAAGTCAGAGCAGGGTCAGaaagctgaggggagggagcCTCGCGCCAGGTGAGACGCTTGCAGAAATGGTGAGGGTGACCCCGTGCTCTCTCGTCTGTGTGGGAGCGGGATGTTTCTCCTGGACACAGGGGCTAGACAAACTCAAAGTGCAGTTATCCCACGTCCCACTAACTAATGGTTCCTTGGTGCACGGCAAGCGTCTTTTAGCTTCTTGGGAgactctgccagcagcaccatttctgtctttgctcctgGTGTGCGTATCCGTTGAGTAACTAACTGCAAGTGCTCCTTCCAGGAGCGGAAGGTCTGTTTGGCTTTCCCTTCAGATTGAAATGACCCCGacctttctgtttgctgagaacagtgttctGCACTTAGGTACTGCAGAGGGTTCCTCCGATTAACCGGAAGCCTCTTCTATGTCTTATGGCCTGCAAAAGAGAAGGGCCAAGGAGAGCTCAGTGGCAGGATTGCTTTTCTCATGGGGTCGTGTCCTCCTCCTTTTGACACCGCGTCCCCAGGGCCCAACCTCCTCGTACAGCCCGTGCGCACTCTTTTATTTCGGACCACTGAGCAGACTTCGGTGCACTGACCCGAAGGATGTAGCGGTATCTCCGGGCGCAGGACCCTGTTCCTCTCGTTGCTCCAGCAAGAGAGGGCCTAGACCTGGGCATCCTGAGTTTTAGTGGGGCTGTTGGGCACATCTGAGTCTGACAGCTTggggtcttctctgtctctgtggaCTTGATCACAAGGAGGCAAGTAGAGCGcattctgctgcagaagcaggcgCACCACTTGGAAGCGCAAGATGCAGAACCAGCTCCTCCTGCGCTCCTGCCAACACACCCTGTTGTGTCTTTGCAGGCAGCTACCGGCCATCCAGGGGAGCTccttgaaggaaaaggaggagaaagagaaacagaaactaattCCTCTGGTCGAACCCCGAACAGTAGACTTCATTGCCAGAGCtattgagaggagagaaaaggtacCTGACACGGGCTGCTGCAGCGAGCGTGTCGTACTGGACCGTAGAGAAGCGCCGCTCCACGCATGCCGATTCTCACAAGGTTCTTCACTGTGTGTGCACAGGGCCACTGACTAGTTGCTTTGGTGTTTACTTGAAGAGAGGCGGGTGACTCTGCCATTTGAGAATATATTCTTCACTTCCATTAGCCTCATGAAACACACCCAAAGACCTTACTTGTGAATGTTTCTGCCGGCAACGTGACTGGAAGGCTTGTCTGGGACAGCCAGCTGCCAGGTGGTTTTTAGCCTGGTGGTCGCTTATCTTCCTGGTCATTACAGACGGGCTCTTTGGTGGGAGCAAACTTCCCACTGGGAGCAAACCAGTGtgggcagaaaggcagaagagaaggggcagaagggagggtaggaatgaaaacagcccagccctctgcagggcagactaatgctgcctgctgttgcaTTTTCGTCCCCCTCCAGAATAAACacttgaagaggaaggagaagcttccagaacacatccagaaatacttggataaagaggaaaaggagaaaacagagctggcggaggaggaaaaaagtaaactgcaaaCCCGGCCAGTGACCAAAAAGAAGGCTAAGAGCGAAAAGGAGACGGTGAAAGCGAAagctaagagagaaaaggagacacagaggagccaggtactttgaattcctgcagaaaaagagcacttTCTCTTCTGGGGGGCTGAGATTGCAAGGTACCTCTAGCACCCCAGCCgtcccagcagcattgctgcagcagagctgggcgggtgactgctgcctttcctgagcaAGAGGGGCGACAGGGAGTTGTAGTGAAACCCTGGTGACACTCAGGCATCACCCCAAGGGTATGCTGAGGTCCTTCTCCTGGttttccccatcccgctggggtcCCTGCCAGAAGTGGCCTGGGGGTGTgcatgctgggaagcagcaccctGCGGGTGCGGGGCTGTTGTATGAGAGTCTCTTCCTGTGCAGGAATCCAGTACCGCTGAGCAAGCACCAGTCAGCCCCTCAACTAGCACGGAGACGGGGGACTCCAGCCCCGACCTCCTGGAGACGATgatggaggagtgggaagaggccAGAGGAGAGCCACCCACAGTCTGCGAGGACGACACTGTCCCCCCTAAGCGGTAAGAGTGCGCCAGCGCCAGCTGAGGCCTGGAGCACTGGGGTGGTGGTGAGCCACTGGTGGTGGGTCAAGGAAGCCAACCCCTGAGCCATGGGGCCTCACAGAGCGCCCGGGGATTTCTCCAGCCATGGGAATGAGCTGGGTTAGAGCCCGATGGCAGGGGCCAAAGCAGGTGcttgaaactcctgctgccttgaAGGGGTCGTGAGGCCGAATGGGGCCACGTAGGCGTGGGGCTGGGcgcaggaagaggcaggagagtcGCAGCTGAAGGGTCAGAGAGACTTTgtccttgctgttgcaggagcCTTTCCCCACGGACACGCCAGGCCCTGCGGCAGGTGGTGACGTGCATCCTGGGGCAGGTCACCCGCAAGCGCAGGGGGCAGAGGGATGACCAGACGGATCTGCAGGACAAGCTCAAGTGGTAAATCTCTCCAGACACGGGCAGTGTCTCCTCTCCCGCGCTGCCCTtcctcccgctccccgcagcaCCGGGGGAGACAGGCGCTTTTCCTGGCACTGGCCTCTCGGCGGAGCCACCTTCTGCGGCTGCGGCGGGCACCCAGGTTGGGAGCCCCGGCTGGAGAGCGGTCTCCTTGTGCTCACGCCACCTCCTCCCACTGTGTGTCTGCAgcgagctggcagtgctgcagtggcGTCGGTTGGGGCAAGAGGCAtgcagcagcccacagctgcGGGAAGCTGGACCCCAACCTGCACCCCCTGctagggcagggaagaggagggcaggacCGGTACGTGGCGTGGGCTCCTGGAGGGACTGTGTCGTGTCCACCTGTAGAAAAGCGCAGTGATACGGATGTCATGTCTTGCAAGACCCCATATCGTGTGCTTAGCTGAAGGCTGAAGCACTTCTCCCGAGGTTTTCTCGAGAGGCAACAGGTTGTTCTGTCCATTTAGAAGACAGCCTTCACTTCTGTCATCTCCAGCAACACCCGAAGAATTGATCTGGTGGTGTTTGCAATGGCGACAGCACTGCCAGGCTTGTCTGGGATAGCAAGCAGCTGGGTTGCTTTCAGCCCCGTGGTCACTTGGCTCAGGGGGTCATTGCAGAAAGGCTCTGCAGTCGGTCCTGTGAGGACTGTGAGCAAACCAGGGCTGACAGAGAGGCTgagaagaaggggcaggagggagggagagagctaaAATCCCCTCAGCCTTCCGCCGGGGAGACTAACACTGCCCGCTGCTGCATTGCCGTGGTCCTGCAGGCGCAGCCCCGCGTGTGCACGGAGGAGGAAGGACGCAAGCTCTGGGACTCCTTGCGCAAGAAGTgccagcagaaggcaagggcaaaaGTGGCACCCCCGAAGGCTTGGAAAGACAAGCGAGAGCCATGGGAGGCCCAGGTGCTGCAGGCGGtgaaaaacaatgaggaaaagagtATTCCTGTCCTGCGGGGAGCCAAGGTGGGAAGGTCCCTAAGCCCTAGGAGCGTGGGGGCTGACTGTCCTGTGTGGGACTGTACCAGTTCCCTGCTGCCCAGTGACACCTCCTGtgctcacccctctctctctgtgcAGGGCTCCTGCGTTCGTGGCACTCCAgagtggtggggagagggcagaAAAGGGCCATCCGCGGGGGATGAGGAGAGCCCAGAGGACAAGCTGAGTCTCTGCCTTTTGGAGTCCTCACCTCTGAAAAGGTGAGTGTGGGCCAGCTTCAGGCCAGACCtgggccagctgggggctggtgaCCCAGCTGTGGGTGGGGGAAGCAAATCCCAGAGCCACGGGCCTGGACATGGACAGCATCCTCTCCTTTGTCATACCGTGGGAATGGCATGGGTCAGTCCCTGATGCCAGgtgcctctctgcagccccaagcacagccagcactgagggggctgtggggttgaATGGGACCATGGCGGCGAGGGCgactgggagaggggagaggtgggagggtcTTGGTCGAGATGGGAGACTTTAGCCCTTGCTGTGGTAGCAGCCTTTCCCCACGACCCCGCGGGCTTTGCGAGGAGCAGCGACCCGCCTCCTCGAGAAGGTAGAGGGAcaagcccactgctgtggtggtgaGGAGAACTGCCTCAGGTAAGGATCTCCAAACATGCCCGGTGTTTGCCCCTGCCCGGCAGTGCCCTTCCTTCCTTTGAGTTCCCACAGCCCCCGGGCAAAGAGGGTCTTTTCCCAACAGCCCTCGTGGCgtggagagcagcaggctgggattgCATAGCACGGACCATGGGCCTGCTCTCTCCAGACAGAAGCAGATCCCACCACATGTGTCCTGACTAGACTTGCAGTGGTGCTCTGCACCTCCCTGTGCATACAAGACTACAGAGCTCTGTATTCAACTCCTCAGCCCTGCGGAGCAGATCTGGTCCACGTCGGCGAGTGCCAGGAGAGCCTCTCGGGCACAGAGGCTCCCGAGAGAGATGTCCAGCAAGAGCCTCCTCCAGCATGACGAGCGCCAGTGCCGGCCAGCCAGGCTGTTAACACCAATGCTTCCGTCTGTTCAGTAAAGCCCCATCTGCAAACCACTGGGTCTGACGATGTGGGTCTTTCCTTGGTGGCTGTGAAATCTGCACTCGGCAGTGGGTGAGCTttggtggggcagggaaaggccactgcaggaagcagggctggagcttCAGTCCTGCTCCAAGGGCAGCCCTCTCCCAAGGCTTTGCTGTACCAGCTTGGCTGTAGCCCTGCTGTTGGTGGCCCTTGCACCTCCTGTTCTCTGGCAGTGtgccctgctgtggctgcaaCATCTCTGCCGAGGAGGGGATTTTCcacggggggagaggagggaggagggggaggaggaggagcagtgccgggcacccaggggagcagagctgcaggggggaGCATCCGGGGGCTCGCACAGCCAGGGAGCTGCGGGGTGCCCAGGGCAGCGCTGTCAGGGGTacccagagctgtgcagccaCCACCCTGTGCCACGGGGACAACGAAATCCCAGGCAGGAACCgtgcctggggagagggaagctACAGGGGGCGGCTTTTCAGCTGGGTGGCTTGACTCTGCCAAAGCTCTGCTTGGGCTCCAGAGCCTTTTGTTTGACACCTCCTGGCTAGAAAGGCAGGGTGGGGCTGAGGTGAGATGGGGACACCTCCGAAAACTTCTCTCCAGACACCTGGGTGGGCATAATGCATGCAACAGGGGGCCCGAGAGcgggctgtgcaggaggagggaaggaagcccGTAACGACTGGCTGTTGGGCACCCACACCCTGCGCGGGCTCCAAGGGGACTCCATGCAGGCGGTGGCAGTGACGCTTCCAGAGCCCAGGCAGGCTTAACGGTTGGGTCAGTCTGTTAATCCTCTGCGggctacttttttcctgaaaagcccTGAATTTGTGGGGACCTGACTTTGCCGACATAGAAATACaccatttccttttcacactgCGGGATTGCTGTGCCTTTCTCGTGGCACCCGGGGACCTCCCTGTGCCTTTCTGTGCGTCCCAGggcctcccagggctggcagcaggcagccaatggcctctccttgggcactgccgcccctgaggagcagcagggtctCCCAATGGGCAGGGGAGGATCAGGCACCTTCGGGCATGCTGATTCCTGCCTGGGGGCTCCCAGCACCGACCTAGAAAGCACCTCTGCACCCACCTCTCCCATTGCCCCCGCCAGGAAAGCTCTTTCCCCTGGTTCCCCCCTACTGATgcgccagcagggctggggagagggtagCTGGGCTGCAAGTAGAAAGAAAGGCTGGGTGAGAGGCCAAGCCCCTGCTGTGCCATGCCCCTCGCCACGTCCGATGCCCCAGCGCAGGGCTGAAGGCCTATAccagctgcacagcctcagcaCCGACCGTGGGGCTCCCCGAGATGAAGGAAGCTGCGGCACGGCCAGGAGCCAGCCCTCCGGTTCGCCAGGAGAGAGCCTGGAGCAGGAGACCAAGTGATGATCTCTGGTGGGCTGAGGTGAGCCTCAGGGCACAGCCCCACTGGTTAGGCCCAGCGG
Encoded proteins:
- the LOC128154618 gene encoding uncharacterized protein LOC128154618, which gives rise to MMEEWEEARGEPPTVCEDDTVPPKRSLSPRTRQALRQVVTCILGQVTRKRRGQRDDQTDLQDKLKCELAVLQWRRLGQEACSSPQLREAGPQPAPPARAGKRRAGPAQPRVCTEEEGRKLWDSLRKKCQQKARAKVAPPKAWKDKREPWEAQVLQAVKNNEEKSIPVLRGAKGSCVRGTPEWWGEGRKGPSAGDEESPEDKLSLCLLESSPLKSPAEQIWSTSASARRASRAQRLPREMSSKSLLQHDERQCRPARLLTPMLPSVQ
- the LOC128154613 gene encoding coiled-coil domain-containing protein 81-like; this encodes MAKDLFLRPHLSPTTEKLKSTEFVKIWASTSCYLSQRLALHQVGLTSFSSPHILTKVDEVLTDLCHGVQLVCPSFERRNNAPARPCNAQMCNGPPPLSIRMYNKVQAWCHKKGWFPKSPPCSFVPQAWAGHSAPSPFSDKSSICPSKTSDPPPPLFQAVRIPGLGTFVVVRERVVSKEKDPVVVERPVFHLANAIARDHGLRYGCIDVPGHQHFEQLPYAQIASDNAVSEGTVQLCVERTMRLFRVCLENRDNVALVWRDVGMLIIQGRDVKMRFYTDFLKRLNGTDQMLQAVLEMPEMRDSVISRHDTAASQTSSGRVVVLPGYKLETVPKMPTVKADLTGHVKATPEKGWGKGDGSGKKEDLAEQRLLRRARLSPKRLPAATVKSEQGQKAEGREPRARQLPAIQGSSLKEKEEKEKQKLIPLVEPRTVDFIARAIERREKNKHLKRKEKLPEHIQKYLDKEEKEKTELAEEEKSKLQTRPVTKKKAKSEKETVKAKAKREKETQRSQVL